Proteins co-encoded in one Pedosphaera parvula Ellin514 genomic window:
- a CDS encoding acyl-CoA thioesterase translates to MNPTTEPFELPILVQDADIDQLGHVNNVVYVRWIQDVAIAHWQSAASPAEQANLLWVVVRHEIDYKRPAFLQDRIIARTWVGAASHYRFDRHTEILRAADRRCLVSARTVWCPIDAQTGKPADVTPEIRARFSTPEPPAIL, encoded by the coding sequence ATGAATCCGACCACGGAACCTTTCGAACTGCCCATCCTGGTTCAGGATGCAGATATCGACCAACTTGGTCATGTCAACAACGTCGTCTACGTCCGCTGGATACAAGACGTCGCCATTGCTCACTGGCAATCCGCCGCCTCTCCTGCTGAACAAGCCAATCTCCTGTGGGTCGTCGTGCGCCATGAAATTGATTACAAACGCCCCGCCTTTCTCCAGGACCGCATCATCGCCCGCACCTGGGTCGGCGCCGCCTCACACTATCGCTTCGATCGTCACACTGAAATCCTCCGCGCTGCCGACCGACGTTGTCTCGTTAGCGCCCGCACCGTCTGGTGCCCCATCGACGCCCAAACCGGCAAACCCGCCGATGTCACCCCCGAAATCCGCGCCCGCTTTTCCACACCGGAACCGCCCGCAATACTGTGA
- a CDS encoding DUF1559 domain-containing protein: MRIGRTNGGRGVGETNADRRVESRSVGQSRVAFTLIELLVVIAIIAILAALLLPSLAAAKEKGRRAACMSNLRQFGISISLYSDDNQSQLPETVVNRNFGNRYPTAIFFYSSDGSQYFNVQAMAPYIPGVNTNTFEVGSIWWCPSARVDYQKAQVKMAVQQEGYFLPSYSYFGRVGRWKPGDASHPEDIVDNGLRADKLMMTDSLFYWWVTQAWFYNHGSRGSSYHQLSAPGQHDPGPPAFTGLNELFGDGSVVWKSVHKFDLPNLNSSSTSVGAVHGTYSDTSFY; encoded by the coding sequence ATGAGAATCGGACGGACCAATGGGGGGCGGGGCGTCGGTGAAACTAATGCAGATCGGAGGGTTGAAAGCCGTTCCGTCGGACAAAGCAGGGTAGCCTTTACCCTAATCGAGTTACTGGTGGTAATTGCCATCATCGCCATACTGGCTGCATTGTTGCTGCCAAGCCTTGCTGCGGCCAAAGAGAAAGGCAGGCGGGCGGCTTGCATGTCCAACCTGCGACAATTTGGAATCAGCATCAGCCTTTACAGTGACGATAACCAGTCTCAATTGCCCGAAACCGTAGTCAATCGCAACTTCGGCAACCGTTATCCAACCGCTATTTTCTTCTACAGCAGCGACGGTTCGCAATATTTTAATGTGCAGGCGATGGCGCCATATATTCCGGGCGTGAACACGAACACTTTTGAAGTTGGGAGCATCTGGTGGTGTCCGAGTGCGCGGGTGGATTATCAGAAGGCTCAGGTCAAAATGGCTGTGCAACAGGAAGGATATTTCCTCCCTTCCTATTCGTATTTCGGGCGGGTGGGACGATGGAAACCTGGCGACGCCAGCCACCCTGAGGATATTGTCGACAATGGACTGCGTGCCGACAAACTTATGATGACCGATTCACTCTTTTATTGGTGGGTCACCCAAGCATGGTTTTATAATCACGGCAGTCGAGGGTCTTCTTATCATCAACTCTCAGCCCCGGGGCAACATGATCCGGGTCCCCCTGCGTTCACAGGGTTGAATGAACTTTTTGGAGATGGGAGCGTGGTCTGGAAGTCCGTCCATAAATTCGATCTCCCCAATCTTAATTCCAGCAGCACTTCGGTTGGAGCAGTCCATGGTACTTATTCTGATACCAGCTTTTATTAG